The DNA region TTGGCGTGCGCCGCTATTTTATGGACGAGAACGCGCTGGCGTTCAATGTGGATATTTCGGGCGCGCCCGGTACGCAGTGGGGCGAGCCGCGTGTGGGTCCGATCCGCCCGCGTTTGAATTGGAAGATCGAGAAGATATCGTAGGTCGCGCTTGTAGCGTGACCTACGGAAAGTTTCATGACAAAAACAAACACCCTCCGCGAACTTCTGGGCGATCTGCCCTTCACCGCCGAAATCGACTGGATGCTTCGGTCGAAGAATCGCGCGCGCAAAGATCATTACAATCTTTCGCGTTTGCAAACGTCCCTGCCCGCGGCGGTGGAAACGGTCAAACCTTTTGCAAAGAACGCCCCGCGTGGAAAAAAAATTTTATTCTTTTCCACGCTTCATTACTGGATCGAACAATCCGCGTTTCTTAGTCTCGCGCTTGCGGGTCTGGGGCACGATGTTACTTTGCTGACTTTGCCTTACTCCGAGTGGCACAAGGTCAGGGATAAGTTCACCCAGCGCCAGCGGATTTTGCATACGAAGGATGCGCTGGCTTCATTGATTCCGCTGGTTAAGCACGCTTCCATGCTGGACTCTTCGACAGGCTCAGAGCGGCGCCTCAAACCTGCTGCTGATCTACCAGCATCTCTCTACGCTGACATCGAAGAGGTCTCCCTGTGGGATGCGCAATACACGCTCATGCGCGAAGAGGTTGATATGAGCGATCCATCCGACCGTGCATTGTACGATCTGCGCATCGAACGCAATACCTTCGCCGCCAAAGCCGCACTCGAATGGATGCATGTCAACAAGCCCGATGTGGTCTTGATCCCCAACGGCTTGATTCTTGAAATGGGAATTGTGTTCCGCGTGGCGCGTCATCTCGGCATTGACGCGGTCACCTACGAGTTCAACGACCAGCGTGAACAGATCTGGATCGCGCAGAACTCGTCCATTATGCGGCAGGAAACGGATTATCTCGTCGAAGCGCGCTGTTCCCAGCCGATGACCGATGAAATGTTCGAGCGCGTGGCAGACTTGGAAAATGCCCGCCGCGGCGCTCGTGTGTGGGGTAAATCGAAACGTTTGTGGCAGTATGTCTCGTCACAGGGCGCGGAATCCACACGAAAAACGCTTGGCTTGGATGACCGTCCCGTGGTAATGCTCGCTGCGAATGTGCTGGGCGACAGCCTGACGCTCGGACGCGACATCTTCGCCGCCTCCATGACCGAATGGATCACCAAGACCGTGCAGTATTTCGCCAAACGAACCGATGTGCAACTCGTCATCCGCGTGCATCCCGGCGAGAAACTTGTGCCGCAGGCAAAATCCATGGGGACGGTGGTGCAGGAAGCATTGCCCGAAATTCCCAGTCATGTCCACGTCATCGGCGCGCTGGACCCGATCAACACCTATGACTTGATCGAGATCGCCGATGTCGGTTTGGCGTACACCACCACAGTCGGACTCGAGACTGCGATGAACGGACGCCCTGTCATTTCGTGCGGACAAACCCACTATCGCGGACGCGGCATCACGCTCGACCCGAACACGTGGGACGAATACTATGCGATGCTCGAAAAAATATTGAGCGATGTCCCCGCCCACCAAATGAATGAAAAACAGATCGAATTCGCTTGGAATTATGCTTATCGTTTCTTCTTCGAATATCCGCGCCCCTTCCCGTGGCGTTTGATGAATTTCTGGGACGACCTTGAGATCTGGACACTCGATAAAGTCTTGAGCGACGAAGGCATGGCGCAATTCAAAGATACCTTTGGCTTTCTGGTTGGCGAACCGTTTGCGTGGAAATAAAAGAGAAAATATGACCAACGATACCAAACAAAAAGTCCGCGAATTCTATGACGAGATCGGCTGGCAGCAGGAGGAGGACGGGCATTATCAAAACGCCCGCTACGAAGACCTGCGCCCCGTCTCGCGCGAATACATCCATAAGACACGCCTGCGCGTGCTGAATGGACTCATCTCTACAGGTCGCTTCATACTGGACGCCGGGTCTGGTCCTGTCCAGTATGAAGAGTACAAGGCTTATTCGGCGGGCTACGAAAAACGCATCTGCCTCGATATTTCCATCCAAGCCCTGCGCGAAGCGCGGACGCGGATCGGCTCACATGGGCTGTTCGTCGTCGGTGACCTCGCCAACCTGCCCTTTAAGAACGATGCGTTCGACGGCGCGGTCTCGATGCACGCCATCCATCACCTTGCGCTGCCTGAACATCCGCGCGCCTATGCGGAGATCCATCGCGTACTGGCGGCGGGGCGGACGGCGGCAATCGTCAACGGCTGGCACAATCCGCTGTTGATGCGGATGGCAGAGCCGCTGATCGGGTTGATGCGCAGACTTTCAGGGCGTTCCGAGAAGAAGAAAAAAGAATGGATGAATGACGAAGCGCCTACGGGTACGTTCGTCGAAAAGATGACGCCCGGATGGCTCAAACGCGAGATCGGCTCGCAGATTACGATCGAGATCAAACCGTGGCGCAGTCTGAGCACGCGCATCCTGCGCTGGTTCGTGCGTCCCTTCGGCGGACGGGCGTTCTTGAAGTTCGTTTTCTGGCTGGAAGGTGTCTTTCCAAAGTTCTTCGCCGAGAACGGACAATACCCGCTGATCGTGGTCAAGAAATAAAATGCTCTGGAAGAAAAGACTGTTTCCTGAGATTTTGTTCCTGCTTCTTATCTCCGCCGTTGTGTATTTGCCGCGCATCGGCGATCTGACCTATTACCGCGACGACTGGTATTACATTTATGACGGCATGGTCGGCGGCGCGAAGGTCTTTCATGAGATGTTCCGCATCGACCGCCCCGCGCGCGGGTTCTTTTTCGAGTGGTATTTTTCAACGCTGGGAGCGAATCCACTGCCGTGGCACATCGGCGCGTTTCTCTGGCGCGGATTGAGCGCCGTCGGCGCGTTGTGGCTTTTTAACATTCTCTGGCGTGACGCGAGAAAATTCAATTTCATTGCCGCACTGCTCTTTGCTATTTATCCCGGATACTTCTGGTGGATCAGCGCCATCGAATACCAGCCGATGATCGCCAGTCTGGCGTTGCAGGTCTTTTCGATTGCTCTCACCTTGAAAGCGATCCAGTCACAGAATAGGACAGCGAAAATCACGTATGCATTCGCATCCATTTTTACAGGCTGGGCATACATCTTCCTTGTGGATTACGCCATTGGCATGGAAGCATTCCGGTTGATCTGTGTATATCTGCTGGTCAATCGAAGCGGACAAGCCGATCTTTGGAAGCGCATTATTGCCACGCTCAAAGCTTGGGCATGGACGGTGGTCATCCCGTTGGGCTTCATCGTCTGGCGCGCGTTCTTTTTTACCAATGAACGCCGCGCGACGGATATTGGCGGTCAATTGAGCGTGTTTTTGGGAAATCCTGCCGCTACGACGATTTATTGGCTTTTCCAGCTATATAACAGTTTGTTAAACATCAGCATTCTGGCGTGGATCAGCCAGTTCCCTGCATTCATTCAAGGGATTCGCCTGCGCGATACAGCGGTCGGCTTGATGATTGCCATTATCGTTGTCTTGCTGGTGGCGTTTGCGCAGAAGCGGATCAGACCGACAGAAGATGAAAAGGATGATGGAGCGGGACAGTTTCAGGTCGGGAAAGATGCGTTGCTGCTGGGCGGGCTGGGAATGGTTTTTGGCGTCCTGCCCGTCATCATGGCGAATCGGTATGTCAACATCACGTTTTTCTCCCATTATGGACTGCCGGCATCGCTTGCGGCGGCGGTTTTTATGGTCGCGCTTCTTGCTCTGTTATCCTCGAGGCGTGTGCGCTCTGCTGTGTTGTATGGCGTTGTTGGGTTCGCGGCATTGGCTCATTATGGCATTGCCCATCATGCCGTGACGGAGATGTCGGCGCTCGAGAAATTCTGGTGGCAGGTGAGTTGGCGCGCGCCCGCGCTTCAGGCTGGGACCACGCTGGTGGTGAATTATCCATTGTCTGGCATGGGCGGGGAGTACGGGTTGATGGAAGCGGCGAATGTCATTTATTTCCCTGATGAGACCGGGGCGATTCCTGTGCATTATCCGCTGTCGGGACTGACGCTGTCCAGTATGAACCTGCCCGATGTCTTGGACGGCTCACTTTTCAGAGAGACCAGTTACCGCAGCCATACCGTCAACTTTGATTATGGGAATATCCTGCTCATCAGCCAGCCGACAGTTGGTTCATGTGTGCACATCATCGATGGTCGACAGCCTTTGATCTCGATGTATGACCCAGTGGAAGTTTCGCTGGCAGCTCCTTCCTCAAACATCGAAAATGTGGTCGCGGATGCCGTCCCCGCCGTTCCGCAGAAGTTTATTTTTGGCAGTGAGCCGGAACACGACTGGTGTTATTACTTCCAGAAAGCGGACCTGGCTGTACAGTTGGGCGATTGGGAGACGGCGGCAAAGTTGGGTGATGAAGCCATGCGCCTGAGGATGAGTCCCGAAGACCGTGCCGAATGGATGCCGTTTTTGAAGGCGTACGCCATCACAGGCAATGCGGAACAGTTGGAACAACTTGCCAGCCGTGTGGTCGGTGAGAGACCGTTGCGCTTGCGGGTGTGTGAGATGTTGAGTAACATCGAACAGCCTTTGAGTGATGATGTGCGGGAAACCATCGATGTGAGTTATTGCAAAGGTTCTGGCTGATGTCCAAGTTTACGGATCAGAACTACCTTACGCAAAACCAATACAGGGACTCCGGCAATCTGGATGCGCGGATCGCGATCCACAAACGCTTCAGCACCAACCCGTATGGCTGGTTCAACTGGATGTTCGACTCATTTGCCGCTTTGCCGGAACATGCGAATATTTTGGAATTGGGTTGCGGTTCCGCTGAATTGTGGAGATCATGCGCGTACCGGATTCCCGCCGGTTGGACCATCACCTTGACGGATACCTCCGATGGGATGTTGGATTCGGCGTGGCGAAATCTCCTGCCGACGGGACGCAGTTTCAAATTCGAGAAGGTGGATGCGCAAGCCATCCCATATGCAGAGAAAACCTTCGATGCGGTGATCGCCAATCACATGCTATATCATGTCCCTGATCGAAAGCAGGCGTTGCAAGAGATGCGGCTCGTCTTGAAAGATGACCGCGTTTTGTTTGCGACCACTGTCGGTGAGGCGCACATGCAGGAGATGTGGAGTTGGATCGAACGCGCAAGCGGCGGCAGGCAGGGAATGGTCACATTGTCGTTTACGCTTAAGAACGGAAAGGAACAATTACAGGAATTCTTTCCGCGTGTAGAATTGACCCGTTATCCTGACAGCTTGAAAGTAACAGATGCTTCTATGATCATGGCATACATCCGTTCGATGACATCTGCCGCTGATTTGCAGGAAGATCAGTTTCAACTCATTGAGCAGGAGTTGAAGGAAAATATCAAAAAGAATGGCGCGATCCATATTGAAAAGGATTCGGGCTTGTTCACAGCCTCGAAATAGGAGTATTCATGGACTGGAAAAATCAAATTGTGCTCGTCACCGGCGGGACGGGATCGTTCGGCAAGAAGTTCACAAAAATTCTGCTGGAGGAAAAACAGCCGAAGAAGGTCATCATCTTCAGCCGTGACGAGTTGAAACAGCACGAAATGCAGGTGGGCGGATTCAACGATCCGCGCCTGCGCTATTTCATCGGCGACGTGCGCGACCGCGAACGGCTTGTCCGTGCGCTGCACGGTGTGGATGTGGTCGTCCACGCGGCGGCGTTGAAACAAGTCCCTGCCTGCGAGTACAACCCAATGGAAGCCATCAAGACCAACATCATGGGCACGGCGAACGTGGTCGAAGCCGCGCTGGATGCGGGCGTGAAAAAGGTGCTGACCGTCAGCACGGATAAAGCCGTCAGTCCGGCGAATCTCTATGGCGCGACCAAACTCGCGGCGGAGAAGTTGACGATTCAAAGCAACGCGTATGCCGGGGGAACAGCGACCAGGTTCTCGTGCGTCCGATACGGGAACGTCGTCGGCAGCCGCGGCTCGGTGGTTCCGCTATTCTTGAAGCAAAGGTCGAATGGCAAGGTCACCATCACCGACAGCCGCATGACGCGCTTCTGGCTGTCGCTGGAACAGGGCGTGCGATTTGTCATCCACTGCATCGAGCAGATGGAAGGCGGCGAGGTCTTTGTTCCGAAGATCCCCAGCACAAAAGTGACCGATCTTGCCAATGCCATTGCGCCGGATGCGGAGTTGGAGATCATCGGCATACGCCCCGGCGAAAAACTGCACGAGGTGCTCATTTCGGAGGACGAGGCGCGTCACACCATCGAACTCGACAAGATGTTCGTTGTCCAGCCTGCCGAAGCGGTGTGGTTCGGCTACTCGTGGAAAGACCGCGGCAAAACGCTCCCCGAAGGTTTCTATTACTCGAGCGACAACAACAGCGAATGGTTGGATGTGGAAGGCATCAAGAACTACATTGCGCCGTTCGAGGAATTGTTCGCGCAGGGTAAACTTGAAGGATAAGGTGTGATGTGCCAGGTTTTGCATGACACCTGACACTTGGAACCAGACACATGAAACTCCTGCTCACCGGCGTCAGTGGTTTGCTTGGCATCAATCTCGCGCATGAGATGATGTCCGTTCATGACGTCACCGGCGTGGACCGCGGCAAACTGCTCAACGCGCCGTTCAGGGTCTTGAAGAAAGACCTGCTCGAACCCGATGCCGTGGATTACATCCTCGATGCCGCCCAGCCCGATTGGCTGATCAACTGCGCGGCTCTTGCGAGCCTCGATGCCTGCGAGAACGACCCGGACCTCGCCAAACGCCTGAACACGGACGTCCCCCGTCAGCTGGCGCGCGCGTGCAAAGCGCGCGGAGTTTCCTTCGTCCACATCTCCACCGACGCGGTCTTCGACGGGGAGAAGGATGGTTTTTACGCTGAAGAGGATAAACCGAATCCACTTGGCGTCTATGCCAGGACCAAGCTCGAGGGCGAATGGGCGGCGCTGACTGAAAATCCGAAAGCGGTCGTGGCGCGCGTAAACTTCTACGGTTGGAGCCTGAGCGGCAGGCGCAGTCTTGCGGAATTCTTCTTCCACAGCCTGACCGAGCACAAAAACGTGAGCGGCTTCACCGACATCACTTTCTGCCCCATGCTGGTCAACGACACGGGGCGCACTCTGGTAAAAATGCTCCAGCGCGGGTTGAGCGGCTTGTATCACGTCGTCGGTCCGCAGGCAATGAGCAAGTATCAGTTTGGGGTGGAGATCGCCCGCAAATTCAGCCTTCGAGAGAGCGAGATCGCGCCCAAGTCCATTCTGTCTTCCAGCCTTACTGCGCGACGTTCCCACAATTTATGGCTTTCCACCCACAAACTATCCACAGATTTGGGCGGGGATCTGCCGGAGTTTTCCACAGGTTTGAACGAGTTTTACACACAATACCAGCAAGGTTATCCACAGAAAATCCGAAGTTATCAACAATCTGATGAAACCTGACCGGCTTTTCACCTGATTTATCCACAACACGGCAGGAAAAGCCCGTCTTTTCTCCACCGAGGTCCCACCAGTTTCTCCCAGAATCCGCCATCTTATCCATAGTTATCCACAGTTTTTAGCCAGTTATCCACAGGAAAACCATGAAAAACCTTCTCAAACTCGAAGAATTCCTGCTTTTTTGCCTTTCCCTGCTGCTTTTTTCGGGATTGGACTACTCGTGGGGACTGTTCGCCCTGCTGTTCTTTGCCCCCGACCTTAGCATGCTCGGCTATCTGGCAAATCCCCGCCTCGGCGCGTGGACCTATAACCTGATCCACCACAAAGGGCTTGCGATTACGCTGTATGCCTTTGGCTACCTACTGACCGTC from Anaerolineales bacterium includes:
- a CDS encoding SDR family oxidoreductase gives rise to the protein MKLLLTGVSGLLGINLAHEMMSVHDVTGVDRGKLLNAPFRVLKKDLLEPDAVDYILDAAQPDWLINCAALASLDACENDPDLAKRLNTDVPRQLARACKARGVSFVHISTDAVFDGEKDGFYAEEDKPNPLGVYARTKLEGEWAALTENPKAVVARVNFYGWSLSGRRSLAEFFFHSLTEHKNVSGFTDITFCPMLVNDTGRTLVKMLQRGLSGLYHVVGPQAMSKYQFGVEIARKFSLRESEIAPKSILSSSLTARRSHNLWLSTHKLSTDLGGDLPEFSTGLNEFYTQYQQGYPQKIRSYQQSDET
- a CDS encoding methyltransferase domain-containing protein; translation: MTNDTKQKVREFYDEIGWQQEEDGHYQNARYEDLRPVSREYIHKTRLRVLNGLISTGRFILDAGSGPVQYEEYKAYSAGYEKRICLDISIQALREARTRIGSHGLFVVGDLANLPFKNDAFDGAVSMHAIHHLALPEHPRAYAEIHRVLAAGRTAAIVNGWHNPLLMRMAEPLIGLMRRLSGRSEKKKKEWMNDEAPTGTFVEKMTPGWLKREIGSQITIEIKPWRSLSTRILRWFVRPFGGRAFLKFVFWLEGVFPKFFAENGQYPLIVVKK
- the pseB gene encoding UDP-N-acetylglucosamine 4,6-dehydratase (inverting); translation: MDWKNQIVLVTGGTGSFGKKFTKILLEEKQPKKVIIFSRDELKQHEMQVGGFNDPRLRYFIGDVRDRERLVRALHGVDVVVHAAALKQVPACEYNPMEAIKTNIMGTANVVEAALDAGVKKVLTVSTDKAVSPANLYGATKLAAEKLTIQSNAYAGGTATRFSCVRYGNVVGSRGSVVPLFLKQRSNGKVTITDSRMTRFWLSLEQGVRFVIHCIEQMEGGEVFVPKIPSTKVTDLANAIAPDAELEIIGIRPGEKLHEVLISEDEARHTIELDKMFVVQPAEAVWFGYSWKDRGKTLPEGFYYSSDNNSEWLDVEGIKNYIAPFEELFAQGKLEG
- a CDS encoding DUF4260 domain-containing protein, producing the protein MKNLLKLEEFLLFCLSLLLFSGLDYSWGLFALLFFAPDLSMLGYLANPRLGAWTYNLIHHKGLAITLYAFGYLLTVPWFMFAGTLLLAHSSFDRVLGYGLKHEDAFQNTHLGKIGR
- a CDS encoding class I SAM-dependent methyltransferase, translated to MSKFTDQNYLTQNQYRDSGNLDARIAIHKRFSTNPYGWFNWMFDSFAALPEHANILELGCGSAELWRSCAYRIPAGWTITLTDTSDGMLDSAWRNLLPTGRSFKFEKVDAQAIPYAEKTFDAVIANHMLYHVPDRKQALQEMRLVLKDDRVLFATTVGEAHMQEMWSWIERASGGRQGMVTLSFTLKNGKEQLQEFFPRVELTRYPDSLKVTDASMIMAYIRSMTSAADLQEDQFQLIEQELKENIKKNGAIHIEKDSGLFTASK